The window CGAGTACGACGAGGCCGTGGCGGCCTCCCTGGTCGAACGCATCGACGGCACCGTCGAGGCGCGCGTGCGCCACCACATGGCCGCGCAGGCGCGCACGGAACCGGCCAAGGCGGGCCTGCCCTCCAACACCGTGCGCTTCGTGCTCTCCCTGGTGTGCCTGGGCGTGAGCATCCCGGTCTCCGCGATCACCGCGGCCGTGGGCAGCCCGGCCGCGCTGCCGCTGGTCTGGCTCGGGCTGATCCTGTTCTACGTCGTCTCGGTCGTGGGCCTGCGCCGCTGACCGGCCGCCGGACGTGACCTGGAACATATCGATTCCGCCACGGAACGCCTCCGCCGCTTATCTGCCCGTATGCACCTTGTGTCCGAAGCCCTACAGTCGTGCCCACCACGGACCAGACCGGTCCCACCAGGGGGAAGGACACGATGGCAGCCATCGAGCAACGCAGGACGACGTGGAAACAGATCGGTCCGGGCATCGTCGTCGCGGCCACCGGCGTGGGCGCGGGCGACATGGTCGCCACACTCATCGCGGGCAACCAGTTCGGCTACGCCCTGCTGTGGGCCACCATCGTCGGCTGCCTGGTCAAGATCTCCCTGGCCGAGGCCACCGGGCGCTGGCACCTGGCCACGGGGACCACCATCTTCGCCGGCTGGAGCAGCCTGGGTAAGTGGACCACCGTCTACTTCGCGCCCTACATCGCGATCTGGGGCTTCGTCTACGGCGCCAGCGCCATGTCGGCCACGGCCCTGCCCCTGGCCGCGCTGATGCCGGGCGTGCCGCTGGAGGTGTGGGCCGTCCTGGCCGGGGTCTCCGGCCTGGTGATCGTCTGGTTCAACCGCTACGCGGTGTTCGAGAAGATCATGACGGTGCTCGTGGGCATCATGTTCGTCACCGTGGTCGGCCTGGCCGTCTACGTCGTCCCCGACATCGGCCAGACCCTGCGGGGCCTGGTCCCGATGCTCCCCGAGGGCTCGGTGTTCTACACCATGGGCCTGGTCGGCGGCGTCGGCGGCACCATCACCATGGCGGCCTACGGCTACTGGGTCAACTCCAAGGGCTGGCGGGATTCCTCCTGGATGCGGATGATGCGGCTGGACAACCGCGTCGCCTACATCACCACCGGCATCTTCGTCGTGGCGATGCTCATCGTGGGCGCCGAGCTGCTCTACGCGAGCGGCATCACGCTCCAGGAGAGCGACCAGGGCCTGATCCAGCTGGGCGACGTCCTGCGCGAGCGCTTCGGCGGGTTCGTGGCGACGGCCTTCCTCATCGGCTTCTTCGCCGCCGCCTACTCCTCCATCATCGGCGTGTGGAACGGCGTGAGCCTGCTGTTCGCCGACTTCGTCAACCACCTGCGGGGCAGGACCAACACCGACCCGGGGGAGAACCAGAAGAGCTGGGCCTTCCGCGGCTACGTGCTCTGGCTGACCTTCCCGCCGATGCTGCTCCTGCTGATCGGCAAGCCCTTCCAGCTGGTCATCGCCTACGGGGTGCTGGGCGCCTTCTTCATGCCGTTCCTGGCCTTCACCCTGATGTGGCTGCTCAACTCCTCGCGCACCCCGCGCGAGTGGCGCAACGGCTGGGTGAGCAACACG is drawn from Nocardiopsis dassonvillei subsp. dassonvillei DSM 43111 and contains these coding sequences:
- a CDS encoding Nramp family divalent metal transporter is translated as MAAIEQRRTTWKQIGPGIVVAATGVGAGDMVATLIAGNQFGYALLWATIVGCLVKISLAEATGRWHLATGTTIFAGWSSLGKWTTVYFAPYIAIWGFVYGASAMSATALPLAALMPGVPLEVWAVLAGVSGLVIVWFNRYAVFEKIMTVLVGIMFVTVVGLAVYVVPDIGQTLRGLVPMLPEGSVFYTMGLVGGVGGTITMAAYGYWVNSKGWRDSSWMRMMRLDNRVAYITTGIFVVAMLIVGAELLYASGITLQESDQGLIQLGDVLRERFGGFVATAFLIGFFAAAYSSIIGVWNGVSLLFADFVNHLRGRTNTDPGENQKSWAFRGYVLWLTFPPMLLLLIGKPFQLVIAYGVLGAFFMPFLAFTLMWLLNSSRTPREWRNGWVSNTGLALAGSLFVVLCVYELYGIVTGA